One window of Cellulomonas shaoxiangyii genomic DNA carries:
- a CDS encoding FKBP-type peptidyl-prolyl cis-trans isomerase encodes MARARRVAVLAVLALLLAACTGAPTAADPEVTVTGGPGGSPTVTYLTPLTVDSTYRETVWPGTGAALVEGGPVLIDFWLENATDASLVKESYTTSPTPRLLTEEDLGTDLYETLRGQQVGARLLQVAPGGQGADYPTVTVLDVLPTRAVGEPVAPDPALPAVTVAADGSSTLTPTGTPPPADLVVQPLVRGTGPQVAPGDVITVQYSGFAWESGELFDASWARGLPVSFLLSDVQAWAEGLVDQPAGSQVMLVVPPSYPLGVTDAEDLAGQTVVFVIDILATGNAAEAAR; translated from the coding sequence GTGGCGCGTGCACGCCGGGTGGCGGTGCTGGCCGTCCTGGCGCTCCTGCTGGCGGCGTGCACCGGCGCACCCACCGCGGCGGACCCGGAGGTCACCGTGACCGGCGGCCCGGGAGGTTCGCCGACCGTCACGTACCTGACCCCGCTCACGGTCGACTCGACGTACCGCGAGACGGTGTGGCCGGGCACGGGTGCGGCACTCGTCGAGGGTGGGCCCGTGCTCATCGACTTCTGGCTCGAGAACGCCACCGACGCCAGCCTCGTCAAGGAGAGCTACACCACGAGCCCCACCCCCCGCCTGCTCACGGAGGAGGACCTCGGCACGGACCTGTACGAGACCCTGCGCGGGCAGCAGGTCGGGGCGCGCCTGCTGCAGGTCGCTCCCGGCGGGCAGGGCGCCGACTACCCGACGGTGACCGTGCTGGACGTCCTGCCGACGCGCGCGGTGGGGGAGCCGGTCGCGCCCGACCCGGCGCTGCCCGCCGTGACCGTCGCCGCGGACGGGTCGTCCACGCTGACGCCGACCGGGACGCCGCCACCGGCCGACCTGGTCGTGCAGCCGCTCGTGCGGGGGACGGGTCCGCAGGTCGCGCCGGGCGACGTGATCACGGTGCAGTACAGCGGCTTCGCGTGGGAGAGCGGTGAGCTCTTCGACGCCTCGTGGGCGCGCGGTCTGCCGGTGTCCTTCCTGCTCTCCGACGTGCAGGCGTGGGCGGAGGGGCTGGTCGACCAGCCCGCCGGCAGCCAGGTGATGCTGGTCGTGCCACCGAGCTACCCGCTGGGCGTCACGGACGCCGAGGACCTCGCGGGGCAGACGGTGGTCTTCGTCATCGACATCCTCGCCACCGGCAACGCGGCGGAGGCGGCGCGATGA
- the hisF gene encoding imidazole glycerol phosphate synthase subunit HisF, which translates to MSLALRVIPCLDVDAGRVVKGVNFANLRDAGDPVELARRYDAEGADEVTFLDVSASSSDRETTYDVVRRTAEEVFVPLTVGGGVRSADDVDRLLRAGADKVGVNTAAIARPELITEIADRFGSQVLVLSVDARRVTGDARTASGYEVTTHGGRRGTGLDAVDWARRAVELGVGEVLLNSMDADGTTAGFDLEMIRDVRAVVRVPLIASGGAGTVEHFVDVARTGVDAVLAASVFHFGALTVGQVKDALRAAGVEVR; encoded by the coding sequence ATGAGCCTCGCCCTGCGGGTGATCCCGTGCCTCGACGTGGACGCGGGGCGCGTCGTCAAGGGCGTGAACTTCGCCAACCTGCGCGACGCCGGCGACCCCGTCGAGCTCGCGCGGCGCTACGACGCCGAGGGCGCCGACGAGGTCACGTTCCTCGACGTGTCGGCGTCGTCGTCGGACCGCGAGACGACGTACGACGTGGTGCGCCGTACCGCCGAGGAGGTCTTCGTCCCCCTGACCGTGGGCGGCGGCGTGCGGTCGGCCGACGACGTCGACCGGCTGCTGCGGGCCGGCGCCGACAAGGTCGGCGTCAACACGGCCGCGATCGCGCGCCCGGAGCTCATCACCGAGATCGCGGACCGCTTCGGCTCGCAGGTGCTCGTGCTCTCGGTCGACGCGCGCCGGGTGACGGGCGACGCCCGCACCGCCTCGGGCTACGAGGTCACGACCCACGGCGGGCGTCGCGGCACGGGTCTGGACGCGGTCGACTGGGCGCGGCGGGCGGTCGAGCTGGGCGTCGGCGAGGTGCTGCTGAACTCGATGGACGCGGACGGCACGACCGCGGGCTTCGACCTGGAGATGATCCGCGACGTGCGCGCCGTCGTCCGCGTGCCGCTGATCGCCTCGGGCGGGGCCGGCACCGTCGAGCACTTCGTCGACGTGGCCCGCACGGGCGTGGACGCCGTGCTCGCGGCGAGCGTGTTCCACTTCGGCGCGCTCACGGTGGGGCAGGTCAAGGACGCGCTGCGCGCCGCGGGCGTCGAGGTGCGCTGA
- a CDS encoding TIGR03085 family metal-binding protein, whose translation MTWHETERAWLADTLRGTAFDAPTLCDGWQARHLAAHLVLREKAPRAGAGAVRTAATQGPEAATQRLAASVDGPTEYLRLVDAFATPPRRWSPLAWAGDAVNASEYFIHTEDLRRGAGHAEPRALPEGLRELLWRQLVRMAPVRLRRLGPGVVLVRSDDLRSAVHRPRAGHGTVVLRGDVGELVLAVSGRLQAADVALEGAPADVAAVRELLSGP comes from the coding sequence ATGACCTGGCACGAGACCGAGCGCGCATGGCTGGCCGACACCCTCCGGGGGACCGCCTTCGACGCACCGACGCTGTGCGACGGGTGGCAGGCGCGCCACCTCGCCGCGCACCTCGTGCTGCGGGAGAAGGCCCCGCGCGCCGGGGCGGGCGCCGTCCGCACGGCGGCGACGCAGGGGCCCGAGGCCGCGACGCAGCGGCTGGCCGCGTCCGTCGACGGGCCGACGGAGTACCTCCGCCTCGTCGACGCCTTCGCGACGCCGCCGCGCCGGTGGAGCCCGCTCGCGTGGGCCGGTGACGCCGTCAACGCCTCGGAGTACTTCATCCACACCGAGGACCTGCGTCGCGGCGCCGGCCACGCCGAGCCGCGCGCCCTGCCCGAGGGCCTGCGCGAGCTCCTGTGGCGCCAGCTCGTGCGCATGGCGCCGGTGCGGCTGCGCCGGCTCGGCCCCGGCGTGGTGCTCGTACGGTCGGACGACCTGCGCTCGGCCGTGCACCGCCCGCGTGCCGGCCACGGCACGGTCGTCCTGCGCGGCGACGTCGGCGAGCTCGTCCTCGCCGTGTCAGGCCGCCTCCAGGCGGCCGACGTGGCCCTCGAGGGCGCCCCGGCCGACGTCGCCGCCGTCCGCGAGCTGCTCAGCGGGCCCTGA
- a CDS encoding ABC transporter ATP-binding protein — MRSQPRTYLLAVATSAVFGAATVAVSRVLAWATDAVVVPAIEGSAQAQGRIWVAGVALVIVALTLAVAVVFRRMFAGIGIADIQADHRRAVTRQYLRLPMTWHRRHPTGQLLSNAGSDVEAATGVFNPLPFALGVVVMIGVAAAALLRTDVWLAVAALVVLPLAVVANLVFQRRMTPAITRAQQLRAEVADIAHESFEAAALVKSLGTEDREEARFADRARALRDANVRVGVVRAVFDPVIDLLPNIGTLLVLLVGTQRVAAGAIGTGDVVGAAYLLTLLAVPVRAFGWVLGELPRGLVGHDRIARVLDAQGIAVDGGAPLPRTAGGAQVRLRGVTLRVPTVDGETELLHGVDLEVASGRTLAVVGATGAGKTTLVSLVPRLADPSAGVVEVDGRDVRTLAPADLAEQVAFVSQSTFVFEDTVRGNVTLADADDPDAPSDDAVWQALRTARVDDVVRALPGGLDAPLGERGANLSGGQRQRLALARALVRRPRVLVLDDATSAVDPRVERDILTGLRADGDAAVPTVLLVAYRMSSVLLADEVLHLDAGRVVDRGTHDELLARDPGYAALATAYQQESVRRERERADARAVEEDGAAPDAIEVAQDDDARDVRTGGGRR, encoded by the coding sequence GTGCGGTCGCAGCCCCGTACCTACCTGCTCGCGGTCGCCACGTCGGCCGTCTTCGGTGCTGCCACCGTCGCCGTCAGCCGCGTCCTCGCCTGGGCGACGGACGCGGTCGTCGTCCCGGCGATCGAGGGGTCGGCGCAGGCCCAGGGCCGCATCTGGGTCGCCGGCGTCGCGCTGGTGATCGTCGCGCTGACCCTCGCGGTCGCGGTGGTGTTCCGCCGGATGTTCGCCGGCATCGGCATCGCCGACATCCAGGCGGACCACCGCCGTGCGGTCACCCGGCAGTACCTGCGGCTGCCCATGACGTGGCACCGGCGCCACCCGACGGGCCAGCTGCTGTCCAACGCGGGCTCGGACGTCGAGGCCGCCACCGGCGTGTTCAACCCGCTGCCGTTCGCGCTCGGCGTGGTGGTGATGATCGGCGTGGCGGCGGCCGCGCTGCTGCGCACCGACGTCTGGCTCGCGGTCGCCGCGCTCGTGGTGCTGCCCCTGGCGGTGGTCGCGAACCTCGTCTTCCAGCGCCGGATGACGCCCGCCATCACGCGCGCGCAGCAGCTGCGCGCCGAGGTCGCCGACATCGCGCACGAGAGCTTCGAGGCCGCCGCGCTGGTCAAGTCGCTCGGCACCGAGGACCGCGAGGAGGCCCGGTTCGCGGACCGCGCGCGGGCACTGCGGGACGCGAACGTGCGCGTCGGCGTCGTCCGAGCCGTGTTCGACCCCGTCATCGACCTGCTGCCGAACATCGGCACGCTCCTCGTCCTGCTGGTCGGGACGCAGCGCGTCGCGGCGGGCGCCATCGGGACGGGTGACGTCGTGGGCGCCGCCTACCTGCTCACCCTGCTCGCGGTGCCGGTGCGTGCGTTCGGCTGGGTGCTCGGCGAGCTGCCGCGTGGGCTCGTCGGGCACGACCGCATCGCCCGCGTCCTCGACGCGCAGGGCATCGCGGTCGACGGGGGCGCGCCGCTGCCCCGCACGGCGGGCGGCGCGCAGGTCCGCCTGCGCGGCGTCACGCTGCGGGTGCCGACGGTCGACGGGGAGACGGAGCTCCTGCACGGCGTCGACCTGGAGGTGGCCTCCGGCCGCACGCTGGCGGTGGTGGGGGCGACGGGGGCCGGCAAGACGACGCTCGTGAGCCTCGTCCCCCGGCTCGCCGACCCGTCGGCGGGCGTGGTGGAGGTGGACGGCCGCGACGTGCGCACCCTGGCGCCCGCCGACCTCGCCGAGCAGGTGGCGTTCGTCAGCCAGTCGACGTTCGTCTTCGAGGACACCGTCCGGGGCAACGTCACGCTCGCCGACGCCGACGACCCCGACGCCCCGTCGGACGACGCGGTGTGGCAGGCGCTGCGCACCGCGCGCGTCGACGACGTCGTGCGCGCGCTGCCCGGCGGCCTGGACGCGCCCCTGGGGGAGCGCGGCGCCAACCTGTCGGGCGGGCAGCGTCAGCGGCTCGCGCTCGCGCGGGCGCTCGTGCGCCGGCCGCGGGTCCTGGTCCTCGACGACGCGACGTCGGCGGTCGACCCGCGCGTGGAGCGCGACATCCTCACGGGTCTGCGGGCCGACGGCGACGCCGCGGTGCCGACGGTCCTGCTGGTCGCGTACCGGATGTCCTCGGTGCTGCTCGCCGACGAGGTGCTCCACCTCGACGCGGGCCGGGTCGTCGACCGGGGCACCCACGACGAGCTGCTCGCGCGGGACCCGGGGTACGCGGCGCTCGCGACGGCGTACCAGCAGGAGTCGGTCCGGCGGGAGCGGGAGCGCGCCGACGCGCGCGCCGTCGAGGAGGACGGCGCTGCGCCGGACGCCATCGAGGTGGCACAGGACGACGACGCGCGGGACGTGCGCACCGGGGGAGGACGACGATGA
- a CDS encoding ABC transporter ATP-binding protein, with protein MSGTAADGGVRADARMAPASTLGVLATLRRGVQVSPEILQGLVGTLGLAVLAAVARVLVPLAVQQTVDTGILAPGGADVPRVAALVGLAAAGLLVGAACSAGVNVRLFRASESGLLTLRTRAFRHVHDLSVLTQGSERRGSLVSRVTSDVDTISMFVQWGGIMLLVSLLQILVATALMAVYSWQLTVLVWLCFVPLLIVLPRMQKGVNARYGNVRERYGAMLGAVSEAVVGAETIRAYGVAARTQRRIDAAVRATRDAMVRAQNLVAVVFSSGVLVANLALAAVVAVGTWLGVLGDISVGRVLAFLFLVQLFTGPVQMATEILNELQNAVAGWRRVLGVLETPVDVADPGDSGRPSPRGPATLTFDDVGYAYPDGPPVLRDVTLDVPAGTSVAVVGATGSGKTTLAKLVARFMDPTTGAVRLDGVDLRDVRGADLRRRVVLVPQEGFLFDGTLAENIAYGLRDEDVDGDPVADPRVRGAVEDLGLHPWVDELPQGLATPVGQRGEMLSAGERQLVALARARLADGDLLLLDEATSAVDPVAEVRIARALRELARGRTTLTIAHRLSTAEAADLVVVVHAGEVVEVGEHAELVARGGHYASMHAAWVAQTR; from the coding sequence ATGAGCGGAACCGCCGCCGACGGGGGCGTGCGCGCCGACGCCCGCATGGCACCCGCGAGCACGCTGGGCGTCCTCGCGACGCTGCGCCGCGGGGTGCAGGTGTCGCCCGAGATCCTGCAGGGGCTGGTCGGCACGCTCGGGCTGGCGGTGCTCGCGGCCGTCGCGCGCGTGCTCGTGCCGCTCGCCGTGCAGCAGACCGTCGACACGGGCATCCTCGCGCCCGGTGGCGCCGACGTGCCGCGGGTCGCCGCGCTCGTCGGGCTCGCCGCCGCGGGGCTCCTCGTCGGCGCCGCGTGCTCGGCGGGCGTCAACGTGCGCCTGTTCCGGGCGAGCGAGAGCGGGCTGCTGACGCTGCGCACCCGCGCGTTCCGGCACGTCCACGACCTGTCGGTGCTGACGCAGGGCAGCGAGCGGCGCGGGTCGCTGGTGTCCCGGGTGACGTCCGACGTCGACACCATCTCCATGTTCGTGCAGTGGGGCGGCATCATGCTGCTCGTCTCGCTGCTGCAGATCCTCGTGGCGACCGCGCTCATGGCGGTGTACTCCTGGCAGCTCACGGTCCTGGTGTGGCTGTGCTTCGTGCCGCTGCTGATCGTGCTCCCGCGGATGCAGAAGGGCGTCAACGCCCGCTACGGGAACGTGCGCGAGCGGTACGGCGCGATGCTCGGCGCCGTCTCCGAGGCCGTCGTGGGCGCCGAGACCATCCGCGCGTACGGCGTCGCGGCACGCACCCAGCGCAGGATCGACGCGGCGGTGCGGGCGACGCGCGACGCCATGGTGCGGGCGCAGAACCTCGTCGCCGTGGTCTTCTCGTCCGGCGTGCTGGTCGCGAACCTCGCGCTGGCCGCCGTCGTCGCCGTGGGCACGTGGCTCGGGGTGCTCGGGGACATCAGCGTGGGCCGCGTGCTGGCGTTCCTGTTCCTCGTGCAGCTGTTCACCGGACCCGTGCAGATGGCCACCGAGATCCTCAACGAGCTGCAGAACGCGGTCGCCGGGTGGCGGCGCGTCCTCGGCGTGCTCGAGACGCCCGTGGACGTCGCCGACCCGGGCGACTCCGGCCGGCCCAGCCCGCGTGGCCCGGCGACCCTGACGTTCGACGACGTCGGCTACGCGTACCCCGACGGGCCGCCCGTCCTGCGCGACGTCACCCTCGACGTCCCCGCCGGCACGTCGGTCGCCGTGGTGGGGGCCACCGGGTCGGGCAAGACGACCCTCGCCAAGCTCGTCGCCCGGTTCATGGACCCGACGACCGGGGCGGTCCGCCTCGACGGCGTCGACCTGCGGGACGTGCGCGGCGCGGACCTGCGCCGGCGCGTCGTGCTGGTCCCCCAGGAGGGCTTCCTCTTCGACGGCACGCTGGCCGAGAACATCGCGTACGGCCTGCGGGACGAGGACGTCGACGGCGACCCGGTGGCGGACCCCCGCGTGCGCGGCGCCGTCGAGGACCTCGGCCTGCACCCCTGGGTCGACGAGCTGCCGCAGGGCCTCGCGACACCCGTCGGGCAGCGGGGCGAGATGCTGTCGGCGGGGGAGCGTCAGCTCGTCGCGCTCGCCCGCGCCCGCCTCGCGGACGGCGACCTGCTGCTGCTCGACGAGGCGACGTCCGCGGTCGACCCGGTCGCGGAGGTGCGGATCGCGCGCGCGCTGCGTGAGCTCGCCCGCGGTCGCACGACGCTGACGATCGCCCACCGGCTCTCGACCGCGGAGGCCGCCGACCTCGTCGTCGTGGTGCACGCGGGCGAGGTCGTCGAGGTGGGGGAGCACGCGGAGCTCGTCGCGCGGGGCGGGCACTACGCGTCCATGCACGCCGCCTGGGTGGCGCAGACGCGCTGA
- the hisI gene encoding phosphoribosyl-AMP cyclohydrolase → MPVDATPSAPGPRSGALDPAVATRLRRDAAGLVAAIVQQHDTREVLMLGWMDDEALHRTLTTGRVTFWSRSRQEYWRKGDTSGHVQHVRSVDLDCDGDAVLVTVDQVGAACHTGARTCFEAGGPLPVTLPPDPAGATPSDLAEGDVP, encoded by the coding sequence GTGCCCGTCGACGCCACCCCGTCAGCCCCCGGCCCGCGCTCCGGCGCCCTGGACCCTGCCGTCGCCACGCGCCTGCGCCGCGACGCCGCCGGTCTGGTCGCGGCGATCGTGCAGCAGCACGACACGCGTGAGGTGCTGATGCTCGGCTGGATGGACGACGAGGCGCTGCACCGGACCCTCACCACGGGGCGCGTGACCTTCTGGAGCCGCTCGCGCCAGGAGTACTGGCGCAAGGGCGACACGTCGGGGCACGTGCAGCACGTGCGCTCGGTCGACCTCGACTGCGACGGCGACGCCGTGCTGGTGACCGTCGACCAGGTCGGCGCGGCATGCCACACCGGCGCGCGCACCTGCTTCGAGGCGGGCGGTCCGCTGCCCGTCACGCTGCCGCCGGACCCCGCCGGCGCCACGCCGTCCGACCTCGCCGAAGGAGACGTCCCGTGA
- a CDS encoding anthranilate synthase component I: MTQPSAPAALRATAADLPWGGTWPSLEEFRELAPTRRVVPVVRRLLADDVTPVGLYRTLAAGRPGTFVLESAESDGSWGRWSFVGVRSRATLSVRDGRAEWTGDVPVGVPTDGPVLDVLGRTLDVLRSPAVEGLPPLTGGLVGVLGWDVVRQWEPTLPAQAPDELGVPDVTLLLASDLAAVDHVDGSVWLVANAINFDATDERVDEAHADAVARLDAMQATLRRPAPPATSVLDDSADEPELEFRSTRAEFEDAVRRGQEAIRDGDVFQVVLSQRLDLDCPAEPVDVYRVLRTINPSPYMYLLALQDADGRDFAVVGSSPETLVKVTDGHVVTFPIAGSRPRGSTPEEDRALQDEVLADPKERAEHIMLVDLSRNDLVKVCEPTSVEVVDFMAVKRFSHIMHICSTVVGRLRDGATALQTLVATFPAGTLSGAPKPRAIALIDEIEPARRGVYGGTVGYFDFTGDMDMAIAIRTALIRDGRASVQAGGGIVADSVPALEYEESRNKAAAAVRAVQVAARLRRDAP, from the coding sequence GTGACCCAGCCGTCCGCCCCCGCCGCGCTCCGCGCGACCGCCGCGGACCTGCCCTGGGGCGGGACCTGGCCGTCGCTCGAGGAGTTCCGGGAGCTGGCGCCGACGCGTCGCGTCGTCCCCGTCGTGCGTCGCCTGCTCGCGGACGACGTGACGCCGGTGGGCCTGTACCGCACCCTGGCGGCCGGCCGGCCCGGCACGTTCGTGCTCGAGTCGGCGGAGTCCGACGGCTCGTGGGGCCGCTGGTCCTTCGTGGGCGTGCGGTCGCGTGCGACGCTCTCCGTCCGCGACGGGCGCGCCGAGTGGACGGGCGACGTGCCGGTCGGCGTGCCGACCGACGGGCCGGTGCTCGACGTCCTGGGCCGCACGCTCGACGTGCTGCGCAGCCCGGCGGTCGAGGGGCTTCCCCCGCTGACCGGCGGCCTCGTCGGGGTGCTCGGGTGGGACGTGGTGCGCCAGTGGGAGCCGACGCTGCCCGCGCAGGCGCCCGACGAGCTGGGCGTGCCGGACGTGACGCTCCTGCTCGCGAGCGACCTCGCGGCCGTGGACCACGTCGACGGCTCGGTGTGGCTGGTGGCGAACGCGATCAACTTCGACGCGACGGACGAGCGCGTCGACGAGGCGCACGCCGACGCGGTGGCGCGTCTCGACGCGATGCAGGCGACCCTGCGCCGGCCCGCTCCGCCCGCGACGTCGGTCCTCGACGACTCCGCCGACGAGCCCGAGCTCGAGTTCCGGAGCACGCGCGCGGAGTTCGAGGACGCGGTGCGCCGGGGGCAGGAGGCGATCCGGGACGGCGACGTGTTCCAGGTCGTCCTGTCCCAGCGCCTCGACCTGGACTGCCCGGCGGAGCCGGTCGACGTGTACCGCGTGCTGCGCACGATCAACCCCAGCCCGTACATGTACCTGCTCGCGCTGCAGGACGCCGACGGCCGCGACTTCGCCGTCGTGGGCTCGAGCCCCGAGACGCTGGTCAAGGTGACCGACGGGCACGTCGTGACGTTCCCCATCGCCGGCTCCCGCCCGCGCGGGTCCACGCCCGAGGAGGACCGCGCGCTGCAGGACGAGGTGCTCGCGGACCCCAAGGAGCGCGCCGAGCACATCATGCTCGTCGACCTGTCGCGCAACGACCTGGTCAAGGTCTGCGAGCCGACGAGCGTGGAGGTCGTCGACTTCATGGCGGTCAAGCGCTTCTCGCACATCATGCACATCTGCTCGACGGTCGTCGGACGCCTGCGGGACGGCGCGACGGCCCTCCAGACGCTGGTCGCGACGTTCCCGGCCGGCACGCTGTCGGGGGCGCCGAAGCCGCGGGCGATCGCGCTCATCGACGAGATCGAGCCCGCCCGGCGCGGCGTCTACGGCGGCACGGTGGGGTACTTCGACTTCACCGGGGACATGGACATGGCGATCGCCATCCGCACCGCCCTGATCCGCGACGGCCGCGCGAGCGTCCAGGCGGGCGGCGGGATCGTCGCCGACTCCGTGCCCGCCCTCGAGTACGAGGAGTCGCGCAACAAGGCCGCCGCCGCCGTCCGGGCGGTGCAGGTGGCCGCACGGCTGCGGCGCGACGCGCCGTGA
- a CDS encoding Trp biosynthesis-associated membrane protein: MTAGPEGRGAAPRRGRWLALVVLAAAAVAASALPTWVTARAGTALEGDVVVRVPGTEAAPEVLAAAVALLASAGALALVGPVGRRVVAVVTAACGALVVAAALAVLRDPAGAATAAVAARTGVEPVAPDAGLTAGPVVTTALGVLVVVLALALLRARGAWRQRSRRHEVPRTPAAGAAAPGAAAGGAGPDDDDRADWDALSRGDDPS; the protein is encoded by the coding sequence GTGACGGCAGGCCCGGAGGGCCGCGGCGCCGCGCCTCGGCGCGGGCGGTGGCTGGCGCTCGTCGTGCTCGCGGCCGCGGCCGTCGCGGCGTCCGCCCTCCCGACCTGGGTCACGGCGCGCGCGGGCACGGCGCTCGAGGGCGACGTGGTGGTCCGCGTGCCGGGCACCGAGGCGGCGCCGGAGGTCCTCGCGGCGGCCGTGGCGCTGCTGGCGTCGGCGGGCGCGCTCGCCCTGGTCGGGCCCGTCGGCCGTCGCGTGGTCGCCGTCGTCACGGCGGCGTGCGGTGCGCTCGTCGTCGCGGCAGCCCTCGCCGTGCTGCGCGACCCCGCGGGCGCGGCGACCGCTGCGGTCGCGGCGCGCACCGGCGTCGAGCCGGTGGCCCCGGACGCCGGGCTCACCGCCGGTCCCGTCGTCACGACGGCCCTGGGTGTCCTCGTGGTGGTGCTCGCCCTGGCGCTCCTGCGCGCGCGCGGAGCCTGGAGGCAGCGCTCGCGCCGGCACGAGGTGCCGCGCACGCCCGCGGCGGGTGCCGCCGCGCCGGGTGCCGCAGCGGGTGGCGCCGGGCCCGACGACGACGACCGCGCCGACTGGGACGCCCTCAGCCGCGGCGACGACCCCTCCTGA
- a CDS encoding HGxxPAAW family protein → MADHSLAHRAQHQVPTETVHLPPTTPPTNHGKTVAAWTTTWTVVLGAIVAALGVAFAVVWLFWVGVGVMVLGIVLGKVLQVLGYGQGGDATRAREKRRGGH, encoded by the coding sequence ATGGCCGACCACTCCCTGGCCCACCGCGCGCAGCACCAGGTCCCCACCGAGACCGTGCACCTGCCGCCGACGACCCCGCCCACCAACCACGGCAAGACCGTGGCCGCGTGGACGACGACATGGACGGTCGTGCTCGGCGCGATCGTCGCCGCCCTCGGAGTCGCGTTCGCGGTCGTCTGGCTGTTCTGGGTCGGGGTGGGCGTCATGGTGCTCGGCATCGTCCTGGGCAAGGTCCTGCAGGTGCTGGGCTACGGCCAGGGCGGCGACGCGACGCGTGCGCGCGAGAAGCGCCGCGGCGGTCACTGA
- a CDS encoding DUF4190 domain-containing protein — protein sequence MSSPNDPRDPYAPDDEPRGTGPGGAGDAPRAPEPSSGSDVPPYPAGTSPDAPSAPAYGQPAGTGGAPPYGEPPAYGQAPAYGQAPGYGDAQGYGQPQGWGDPASAGSTQKNALGIWSLVLGILSIVLCCVGWLPGIPAVILGFLGRGAAARGEATNRGMALAGLILGAIGLVIGLYFLISFLAGISQYGGWGGFMEYLEDEVQRQQQLQTP from the coding sequence ATGTCGAGCCCGAACGACCCGCGCGACCCGTACGCCCCCGACGACGAGCCCCGCGGGACCGGCCCCGGTGGCGCGGGCGACGCACCGCGCGCGCCGGAGCCGTCGTCCGGCTCCGACGTGCCGCCCTACCCGGCGGGCACCAGCCCCGACGCTCCCTCCGCCCCGGCCTACGGCCAGCCCGCGGGCACCGGCGGCGCGCCGCCGTACGGCGAGCCCCCGGCCTACGGCCAGGCGCCGGCGTACGGCCAGGCCCCGGGCTACGGCGACGCGCAGGGCTACGGGCAGCCACAGGGCTGGGGCGACCCGGCCTCGGCCGGCTCGACGCAGAAGAACGCGCTGGGCATCTGGTCGCTCGTGCTCGGCATCCTCTCGATCGTCCTGTGCTGCGTGGGCTGGCTGCCCGGCATCCCGGCCGTCATCCTCGGGTTCCTCGGCCGTGGCGCCGCGGCACGGGGTGAGGCGACGAACCGCGGGATGGCCCTCGCCGGTCTGATCCTCGGTGCGATCGGCCTGGTCATCGGCCTGTACTTCCTCATCAGCTTCCTGGCCGGCATCTCGCAGTACGGCGGCTGGGGCGGCTTCATGGAGTACCTCGAGGACGAGGTCCAGCGTCAGCAGCAGCTCCAGACGCCCTGA
- a CDS encoding DUF2752 domain-containing protein: MSTATHAAASRRPAGRGGVLLPLGTGALGLAAAALLAVRSPYEPLSYGICPSVLLLGVSCPGCGGLRATHDLLTGDLVGAWQANPLWVVVAPLLLVAWAAWTRRRWRGAPPAAPPAQLAWVLLVAVVLFGVLRNVPALSPYLGPAPLP, encoded by the coding sequence ATGAGCACGGCCACGCACGCCGCCGCCTCCCGCCGTCCGGCGGGGCGCGGCGGCGTGCTGCTCCCGCTGGGCACCGGTGCCCTCGGCCTGGCCGCCGCCGCCCTGCTCGCCGTGCGCTCGCCGTACGAGCCGCTGTCCTACGGGATCTGTCCGTCGGTGCTCCTGCTCGGGGTCAGCTGCCCGGGCTGCGGAGGGCTGCGGGCCACGCACGACCTGCTCACCGGCGACCTCGTCGGTGCCTGGCAGGCGAACCCGCTGTGGGTGGTCGTCGCCCCGCTGCTCCTGGTCGCGTGGGCGGCGTGGACGCGGCGCCGGTGGCGCGGAGCGCCCCCAGCCGCGCCGCCCGCCCAGCTCGCCTGGGTCCTGCTCGTGGCCGTCGTGCTGTTCGGCGTGCTGCGCAACGTGCCCGCGCTCAGCCCGTACCTGGGGCCCGCCCCCCTGCCCTGA